The Phaenicophaeus curvirostris isolate KB17595 chromosome 15, BPBGC_Pcur_1.0, whole genome shotgun sequence genome window below encodes:
- the RNF130 gene encoding E3 ubiquitin-protein ligase RNF130 isoform X1, which yields MSCRCARRRRSGGSSSVLLLLGLLLGLCRLGPAGADNASQAYYTALINVTVLSPERGGPTLLRIDRGRYGQDSPKVEVKGLLVAPVPINGVADRLGCDPRTRFQVPPNTKQWIALLQRGNCTFREKILRAASHNATAVVIYNNMSSDEPVTMTHQGTGDIVAVMITESKVKEILNYLEKNISVLMAIAVGSRVPPKNFSRGSLVFVSISFIVLMIISSAWLIFYFIQKIRYTSARDRNQRRLGDAAKKAIGKLTTRTVKKGDKETDPDFDHCAVCIESYKQNDVVRILPCKHVFHKACVDPWLSEHCTCPMCKLNILKALGIVPNVPCTDNVAFDMERLTRGQPAGRRSALSDFANDSSLSLEPLRTSGMSQLPQDGELTPRSGEINIAVTKEWFIIASFGLLSALTLCYMIIKATASLNANEAEWY from the exons ATGAGCTGTCGGTGCGCTCGGCGGCGGCGAAGCGGCGGGTCCTCCtcggtgctgctgctgctggggctgctgctggggctgtgccGGCTCGGTCCCGCCGGCGCCGACAACGCCAGCCAAGCTTATTACACCGCCCTGATCAACGTGACGGTGCTGAGCCCCGAGCGCGGCGGCCCCACGCTGCTCAGGATCGACCGCGGCCGCTACGGGCAGGACTCGCCCAAGGTGGAGGTCAaggggctgctggtggccccCGTGCCCATCAACGGAG TTGCAGATCGCCTGGGCTGTGACCCTCGAACACGTTTCCAGGTCCCACCAAACACCAAGCAGTGGATCGCTTTACTACAGCGAGGAAACTGTACATTTAGAGAGAAAATACTGCGAGCAGCTTCACATAATGCCACAGCCGTGGTCATTTACAATAATATGTCCAGCGATGAGCCTGTCACGATGACTCATCAAG GAACTGGAGACATTGTTGCTGTCATGATTACAGAATCAAAGGTTAAAGAGATCCTGAATTACTTGGAAAAGAATATCTCTGTGCTGATGGCAATAGCAGTGGGGTCCCGTGTTCCTCCCAAGAACTTCAGTCGGGGCTCTCTAGTCTTTGTGTCAATATCATTCATTGTTCTGATGATAATTTCTTCAGCGTGGTTAATATTTTACTTCATCCAGAAGATCAGGTACACAAGTGCACGTGACAGGAATCAG CGTCGTCTTGGAGATGCTGCCAAGAAAGCCATCGGTAAATTGACGACTCGGACAGTAAAGAAGGGTGATAAG GAAACAGACCCGGACTTTGATCATTGTGCTGTCTGCATTGAGAGTTACAAACAGAACGATGTTGTTCGCATTTTACCATGCAA GCATGTTTTCCACAAAGCCTGTGTGGATCCATGGCTTAGTGAGCACTGTACATGTCCGATGTGTAAACTGAACATTTTGAAGGCACTGGGAATTGTG CCAAACGTGCCGTGTACAGATAATGTTGCCTTTGACATGGAAAGGCTCACCAGAGGCCAGCCAGCTGGCAGGCGGTCAGCCCTCAGCGATTTTGCCAAcgacagctctctcagcctggagcCCCTGCGCACCTCTGGGATGTCACAGCTTCCCCAGGACGGAGAGCTAACGCCAAGGTCAGGAGAGATCAACATTGCTGTGACAA
- the RNF130 gene encoding E3 ubiquitin-protein ligase RNF130 isoform X2 → MSCRCARRRRSGGSSSVLLLLGLLLGLCRLGPAGADNASQAYYTALINVTVLSPERGGPTLLRIDRGRYGQDSPKVEVKGLLVAPVPINGVADRLGCDPRTRFQVPPNTKQWIALLQRGNCTFREKILRAASHNATAVVIYNNMSSDEPVTMTHQGTGDIVAVMITESKVKEILNYLEKNISVLMAIAVGSRVPPKNFSRGSLVFVSISFIVLMIISSAWLIFYFIQKIRYTSARDRNQRRLGDAAKKAIGKLTTRTVKKGDKETDPDFDHCAVCIESYKQNDVVRILPCKHVFHKACVDPWLSEHCTCPMCKLNILKALGIVPNVPCTDNVAFDMERLTRGQPAGRRSALSDFANDSSLSLEPLRTSGMSQLPQDGELTPRSGEINIAVTSSHFFHRNSLSPRSLVYESEFSTIEPALDMYDENKT, encoded by the exons ATGAGCTGTCGGTGCGCTCGGCGGCGGCGAAGCGGCGGGTCCTCCtcggtgctgctgctgctggggctgctgctggggctgtgccGGCTCGGTCCCGCCGGCGCCGACAACGCCAGCCAAGCTTATTACACCGCCCTGATCAACGTGACGGTGCTGAGCCCCGAGCGCGGCGGCCCCACGCTGCTCAGGATCGACCGCGGCCGCTACGGGCAGGACTCGCCCAAGGTGGAGGTCAaggggctgctggtggccccCGTGCCCATCAACGGAG TTGCAGATCGCCTGGGCTGTGACCCTCGAACACGTTTCCAGGTCCCACCAAACACCAAGCAGTGGATCGCTTTACTACAGCGAGGAAACTGTACATTTAGAGAGAAAATACTGCGAGCAGCTTCACATAATGCCACAGCCGTGGTCATTTACAATAATATGTCCAGCGATGAGCCTGTCACGATGACTCATCAAG GAACTGGAGACATTGTTGCTGTCATGATTACAGAATCAAAGGTTAAAGAGATCCTGAATTACTTGGAAAAGAATATCTCTGTGCTGATGGCAATAGCAGTGGGGTCCCGTGTTCCTCCCAAGAACTTCAGTCGGGGCTCTCTAGTCTTTGTGTCAATATCATTCATTGTTCTGATGATAATTTCTTCAGCGTGGTTAATATTTTACTTCATCCAGAAGATCAGGTACACAAGTGCACGTGACAGGAATCAG CGTCGTCTTGGAGATGCTGCCAAGAAAGCCATCGGTAAATTGACGACTCGGACAGTAAAGAAGGGTGATAAG GAAACAGACCCGGACTTTGATCATTGTGCTGTCTGCATTGAGAGTTACAAACAGAACGATGTTGTTCGCATTTTACCATGCAA GCATGTTTTCCACAAAGCCTGTGTGGATCCATGGCTTAGTGAGCACTGTACATGTCCGATGTGTAAACTGAACATTTTGAAGGCACTGGGAATTGTG CCAAACGTGCCGTGTACAGATAATGTTGCCTTTGACATGGAAAGGCTCACCAGAGGCCAGCCAGCTGGCAGGCGGTCAGCCCTCAGCGATTTTGCCAAcgacagctctctcagcctggagcCCCTGCGCACCTCTGGGATGTCACAGCTTCCCCAGGACGGAGAGCTAACGCCAAGGTCAGGAGAGATCAACATTGCTGTGACAA
- the RNF130 gene encoding E3 ubiquitin-protein ligase RNF130 isoform X3: MSCRCARRRRSGGSSSVLLLLGLLLGLCRLGPAGADNASQAYYTALINVTVLSPERGGPTLLRIDRGRYGQDSPKVEVKGLLVAPVPINGVADRLGCDPRTRFQVPPNTKQWIALLQRGNCTFREKILRAASHNATAVVIYNNMSSDEPVTMTHQGTGDIVAVMITESKVKEILNYLEKNISVLMAIAVGSRVPPKNFSRGSLVFVSISFIVLMIISSAWLIFYFIQKIRYTSARDRNQRRLGDAAKKAIGKLTTRTVKKGDKETDPDFDHCAVCIESYKQNDVVRILPCKHVFHKACVDPWLSEHCTCPMCKLNILKALGIVPNVPCTDNVAFDMERLTRGQPAGRRSALSDFANDSSLSLEPLRTSGMSQLPQDGELTPRSGEINIAVTTFSSQ; encoded by the exons ATGAGCTGTCGGTGCGCTCGGCGGCGGCGAAGCGGCGGGTCCTCCtcggtgctgctgctgctggggctgctgctggggctgtgccGGCTCGGTCCCGCCGGCGCCGACAACGCCAGCCAAGCTTATTACACCGCCCTGATCAACGTGACGGTGCTGAGCCCCGAGCGCGGCGGCCCCACGCTGCTCAGGATCGACCGCGGCCGCTACGGGCAGGACTCGCCCAAGGTGGAGGTCAaggggctgctggtggccccCGTGCCCATCAACGGAG TTGCAGATCGCCTGGGCTGTGACCCTCGAACACGTTTCCAGGTCCCACCAAACACCAAGCAGTGGATCGCTTTACTACAGCGAGGAAACTGTACATTTAGAGAGAAAATACTGCGAGCAGCTTCACATAATGCCACAGCCGTGGTCATTTACAATAATATGTCCAGCGATGAGCCTGTCACGATGACTCATCAAG GAACTGGAGACATTGTTGCTGTCATGATTACAGAATCAAAGGTTAAAGAGATCCTGAATTACTTGGAAAAGAATATCTCTGTGCTGATGGCAATAGCAGTGGGGTCCCGTGTTCCTCCCAAGAACTTCAGTCGGGGCTCTCTAGTCTTTGTGTCAATATCATTCATTGTTCTGATGATAATTTCTTCAGCGTGGTTAATATTTTACTTCATCCAGAAGATCAGGTACACAAGTGCACGTGACAGGAATCAG CGTCGTCTTGGAGATGCTGCCAAGAAAGCCATCGGTAAATTGACGACTCGGACAGTAAAGAAGGGTGATAAG GAAACAGACCCGGACTTTGATCATTGTGCTGTCTGCATTGAGAGTTACAAACAGAACGATGTTGTTCGCATTTTACCATGCAA GCATGTTTTCCACAAAGCCTGTGTGGATCCATGGCTTAGTGAGCACTGTACATGTCCGATGTGTAAACTGAACATTTTGAAGGCACTGGGAATTGTG CCAAACGTGCCGTGTACAGATAATGTTGCCTTTGACATGGAAAGGCTCACCAGAGGCCAGCCAGCTGGCAGGCGGTCAGCCCTCAGCGATTTTGCCAAcgacagctctctcagcctggagcCCCTGCGCACCTCTGGGATGTCACAGCTTCCCCAGGACGGAGAGCTAACGCCAAGGTCAGGAGAGATCAACATTGCTGTGACAA